A window from Myripristis murdjan chromosome 11, fMyrMur1.1, whole genome shotgun sequence encodes these proteins:
- the gmpr gene encoding GMP reductase 1, with amino-acid sequence MPRVDADLKLDFKDVLFRPKRSSLKSRSEVDLQRTFTFRNSKQTYTGIPIIAANMDTTGTFEMAQVLSKHTLFTAIHKHYSLEDWKNFAASHPECLENVAASSGSGKADLEKLCAILEAIPALKYICLDVANGYSEYFVEFVKTVREKFPNHTIMAGNVVTGEMVEELILSGADIIKVGIGPGSVCTTRIKTGVGYPQLSAVIECADSAHGLKGHIISDGGCSCPGDVAKAFGAGADFVMMGGMLAGHDQCSGEVIEKNGKKFKLFYGMSSDTAMKKYVGGVAEYRASEGRTVEVPYRGDVENTIRDVLGGLRSTCTYVGAAKLKELSRRTTFIRVTQQSSQMFTQ; translated from the exons ATGCCTCGAGTGGATGCAGACCTCAAGCTGGACTTTAAAGATGTCCTCTTCAGACCCAAGAGGAGCAGCCTGAAGAGTCGCTCAGAG GTGGACCTACAGAGGACATTCACATTCCGCAACTCCAAACAGACCTACACTGGCATCCCCATCATCGCTGCCAACATGGACACCACGGGAACCTTTGAGATGGCACAGGTCCTCAGCAAA CACACCCTCTTCACAGCCATTCATAAGCACTACTCTTTAGAAGACTGGAAAAACTTTGCTGCTAGTCATCCCGAATGTTTAGAG AATGTAGCCGCCAGCTCTGGCAGTGGCAAGGCGGACCTGGAGAAGCTGTGTGCCATCTTAGAAGCCATCCCTGCCCTCAAGTACATCTGCCTGGATGTGGCCAATGGATACTCTGAGTACTTTGTGGAGTTTGTCAAGACAGTCCGAGAAAAGTTCCCCAACCACACCATCATG GCTGGAAACGTGGTAACAGGGGAGATGGTGGAGGAGCTCATCCTCTCTGGCGCTGACATCATCAAAGTGGGCATTGGGCCAG GGTCTGTGTGCACGACACGAATCAAGACAGGGGTGGGATACCCGCAGCTCAGTGCTGTTATAGAGTGTGCAGACTCAGCCCACGGACTCAAAGGACACATCATCTCT GATGGTGGCTGCAGTTGCCCAGGTGATGTGGCCAAGGCCTTTG GCGCGGGGGCCGACTTTGTGATGATGGGCGGCATGCTGGCGGGCCACGACCAGTGTTCTGGGGAGGTCATCGAGAAGAACGGCAAAAAGTTCAAACTCTTCTACGGCATGAGCTCTGACACAGCCATGAAGAAATATGTCGGAGGCGTGGCTGAGTATAG GGCGTCAGAGGGCAGGACGGTGGAGGTTCCTTACAGGGGAGATGTTGAAAACACCATCCGTGACGTGCTGGGTGGCCTCCGCTCCACCTGCACCTATGTGGGCGCCGCCAAGCTGAAGGAACTAAGCCGAAGAACCACCTTCATCCGTGTCACACAGCAGTCCAGCCAAATGTTCACCCAGTGA